A stretch of the Glycine soja cultivar W05 chromosome 13, ASM419377v2, whole genome shotgun sequence genome encodes the following:
- the LOC114380971 gene encoding uncharacterized protein LOC114380971: protein MSCCSCSAMAFLLKAPSFLPPLNQKLNYISFSPINLQSKFYHASVRNGRWNVPSMTIKAQAAVEGDVLLDEESICVNEESDYGVVCMHHVGILCENLERSLDFYQNVLGLKINEARPHNKLPYRGAWLWVGSEMIHLMELPNPDPLTGRPQHGGRDRHTCIAIRDVSKLKAIFDKAGIAYTLSHSGRPAIFTRDPDANALEFTQVDD, encoded by the exons ATGAGTTGTTGTTCTTGCTCTGCCATGGCCTTCCTTCTCAAAGCACCTTCCTTTCTCCCTCCTCTTAACCAAAAG TTGAATTATATCAGCTTTTCTCCCATAAACCTGCAATCCAAATTTTACCATGCTAGTGTCAGAAATGGGAGATGGAACGTTCCTAGCATGACAATAAAAGCTCAGGCAGCTGTTGAAGGGGATGTACTACTTGACGAAGAATCCATCTGTGTCAATGAAGAAAGTG ATTACGGGGTCGTTTGTATGCACCATGTTGGAATTTTATGTGAAAACCTAGAAAgatcacttgacttttatcaaAATGTTCTAG GCCTCAAGATAAATGAAGCAAGGCCACATAATAAGCTTCCATACAGGGGTGCTTGGTTGTGGGTAGGCTCTGAGATGATTCATTTGATGGAGCTTCCAAACCCTGACCCTTTAACTGGACGACCTCAACACGGTGGTCGAGATCGTCACACGTGTATTGCAATTCGTGATGTTTCTAAGCTGAAAGCAATCTTTGATAAAGCTG GTATCGCTTACACACTTAGTCATTCTGGAAGACCAGCAATCTTTACACGTGATCCCGATGCAAATGCTCTAGAGTTTACACAAGTAGATGATTGA